Proteins from one Anopheles nili chromosome 2, idAnoNiliSN_F5_01, whole genome shotgun sequence genomic window:
- the LOC128723139 gene encoding nucleolar protein dao-5 codes for MNRLDEAVGTTPKARKAKQGDAPAKDSITKSGRKIKRPAHLDTVESAASEADAQREKPTAETGAATPGKRALLKQETPQKDATNSRKATGLNRTADVSAPHTPKRENENLRNAAEDSPGISKSGRKIKIPHKLMEFESEILSSPRKSLAPRQEAASNNSIKKPRGRPLKSATKQTARDEIEQADDSLLLVEESVATKKTPARRPKSVAPSEIEQSDESLLLKESVATKKTPARRPKSVAPSEIEQSVDSLLLKESVATKKTPARRPKSVAPSENEQSDDSLLPKENVATKKTPARRPKSVAPSASGPEEEAERPELQKTQGRRAMSGLKAPANEPMQESKSAVKAARVPVRKLGRVDNPAAQSGDEMSSDEPKLSVDEPLSRSGRKIKVKKIFGAEEEPLSPRVNVNIKEHETPHGGRKRKADTTDDEQLSLKSPSKKKTTGENAIPEQSGQTSNMNNRVALGSSPGDNQNTPSTVGTDDTVVSRSGRKIKPKKMFGYEDGESSPVVHVTGSSSAAFEPTDGIQAKEKKTVTTPVKTVIKMPVKVVSDLGVKKGTEHSPTTPKASVAKMIATPSHPIITKRSVDNHHHRQLILAPSAPIDEPDRAMAGNMNDQAVIIRTSIGFGRPTATMKKVDTSLQSAESTKEKNSPKSTQQTPSSRSGRKIKPKKFFDTDETVTSPARLAKESKPMEAELLNTPPIKVSTVGSNALAKKAASPAGLIVVANEPSQTTTIVEEVAIEQAAEADEGMDIAEGPVKLPEADEPMSNVTVQDQEATEAATPAATSTEEKIDDLPCADLVMDSMEQDSTDILKCDEATGEVNVIVPSELMEDTAGPSMLVDTAQTGSSVLEAGIPSTQELHLKPIASDLVSSTLDGDDQGFNFDGESTIAELKVDDDDELQETSYGSIEYLEEEVGNIVEHLRKPADHDDHVIPTITIIPETPAANKPWDLNQTFSPVKSNPNTSTTSSVPVIDITSDTPRPAVGAAAPRTPESKSATRRQSSDKCSPDKPPEVIEILDSPAVAAFCKQINDVIAMEGGTGGSASSTPLPVKPILAVQASKPPSNDIPFEGRKRSLSASAADTTMKRNVTFHSPANCTVFVDTIDERLMLKGLQQQQQQEHESKDAHLLSTAEKVRKPRKRSLSEHKPTEGHKPSKISKIPNFKNIHEQHFKNMESIADFMKRKEKRAKNILSSASPATKMLSRAVTERAGMATETLTEKKGPVGVPTKPFVFKFGGGAVPAPKTVLFSKKASTASHPQVVKDTDTTGRSGAATESVAASSVAKKPIPSDTERMAYRLKQFQATYKSKQQVTASDTDTVPGNTVDTATTKPTDEHPVQKLRAKQLKIIKGVRTNRRFELQMKHRDNLQHQ; via the exons ATGAATCGTTTAG ACGAAGCAGTTGGGACGACTCCTAAAGCGCGTAAGGCCAAGCAGGGTGATGCACCTGCGAAGGATTCTATTACCAAATCCGGTCGAAAGATCAAACGTCCGGCGCATCTAGACACTGTCGAAAGCGCAGCGAGTGAAGCCGATGCACAGAGGGAAAAACCTACTGCTGAAACGGGTGCAGCTACTCCCGGAAAGCGAGCACTGTTAAAACAGGAAACTCCGCAAAAAGATGCAACGAACTCACGTAAGGCCACGGGGCTTAATAGGACGGCGGATGTTTCCGCCCCGCACACTCCTAAGCGAGAAAACGAGAACTTGCGAAATGCCGCTGAGGATAGTCCTGGTATTTCGAAATCCGGGCGTAAGATTAAAATCCCTCATAAATTGATGGAATTCGAAAGTGAAATTCTATCCAGTCCTCGTAAATCCCTCGCACCAAGGCAGGAAGCTGCCTCCAATAACTCAATTAAAAAACCACGCGGGCGACCACTGAAATCAGCTACAAAGCAAACGGCACGAGACGAAATCGAGCAAGCAGATGACTCTTTGCTGCTAGTGGAAG AAAGTGTTGCTACTAAGAAAACTCCAGCACGTCGCCCAAAGTCTGTGGCACCGTCGGAAATCGAGCAATCCGATGAATCTTTGCTGCTAAAGGAAAGTGTTGCTACCAAAAAAACTCCAGCACGTCGCCCAAAGTCTGTAGCACCATCGGAAATCGAACAATCCGTTGACTCTTTGCTGCTAAAGGAAAGTGTTGCTACTAAGAAAACTCCAGCACGTCGCCCAAAGTCTGTGGCACCGTCGGAAAACGAGCAATCAGATGACTCTTTGCTGCCAAAGGAAAATGTTGCTACGAAAAAAACTCCAGCACGTCGTCCAAAGTCCGTGGCACCATCTGCTTCCGGTCCGGAGGAAGAAGCCGAAA GGCCAGAACTGCAGAAAACACAGGGACGCCGTGCTATGTCTGGGTTAAAAGCACCGGCAAATGAACCAATGCAGGAATCCAAGAGTGCAGTTAAAGCGGCTCGTGTCCCGGTTCGTAAGCTTGGTCGAGTGGACAACCCAGCTGCACAAAGTGGAGATGAAATGTCTAGCGATGAGCCCAAACTGTCTGTGGATGAACCGTTGTCTCGATCAGGAAGGAAGataaaagtgaagaaaattttcGGTGCCGAAGAGGAACCATTATCACCGCGAGTAAATGTCAACATAAAGGAGCACGAAACCCCTCACGGTGGCAGGAAACGCAAAGCAGACACCACTGATGATGAACAGTTGTCGTTAAAGTCTCCTTCGAAGAAAAAGACCACCGGAGAAAACGCTATCCCAGAGCAATCGGGCCAAACCTCAAATATGAATAATCGTGTGGCGTTGGGCAGCTCTCCTGGCGATAATCAAAATACGCCATCAACGGTTGGCACTGATGATACGGTCGTTTCACGCTCgggtagaaaaataaaaccgaaaaaaatgtTCGGATATGAAGACGGTGAATCTTCACCGGTCGTGCATGTTACGGGTTCCTCGTCGGCGGCTTTTGAACCAACCGACGGTATTCAGGccaaggaaaagaaaacagtaaCGACACCAGTCAAAACCGTCATCAAAATGCCTGTGAAAGTTGTAAGCGACTTGGGTGTTAAAAAAGGAACCGAACACAGCCCAACAACTCCCAAAGCATCTGTAGCGAAAATGATTGCAACACCGAGCCATCCTATTATCACTAAACGTAGTGTGGATaaccatcaccatcggcaGTTAATTTTGGCTCCATCGGCGCCAATCGACGAACCGGATCGCGCCATGGCGGGAAATATGAATGATCAAGCGGTAATAATCCGTACGTCGATTGGGTTTGGTCGTCCAACGGCGACGATGAAAAAGGTTGACACTAGCCTGCAGAGTGCAGAATCGACGAAAGAGAAGAATTCTCCAAAATCCACG CAGCAGACACCCAGTAGCCGATCGGGACGAAAgattaagcctaaaaagtttTTCGATACGGATGAAACCGTGACTTCTCCTGCACGGCTagcaaaggaaagcaaaccGATGGAGGCAGAACTGTTGAACACACCGCCAATAAAAGTTTCCACCGTTGGTTCCAATGCTCTTGCTAAGAAAGCGGCATCACCTGCTGGTCTCATTGTGGTTGCAAATGAACCATCGCAAACGACAACTATCGTTGAAGAAGTTGCGATTGAGCAGGCAGCTGAAGCCGATGAAGGAATGGATATTGCGGAAGGTCCTGTAAAGCTACCGGAAGCAGACGAACCGATGTCAAATGTTACCGTGCAGGACCAGGAAGCAACAGAAGCAGCAACTCCTGCTGCTACTTCGaccgaagaaaaaatagaTGATCTGCCTTGTGCCGACCTGGTTATGGATAGTATGGAACAAGATTCGACAGATATCCTCAAGTGTGATGAGGCTACCGGTGAAGTTAACGTAATTGTTCCGTCAGAACTCATGGAAGACACCGCCGGACCGAGCATGTTGGTGGATACAGCACAAACGGGTTCCTCTGTATTAGAGGCGGGTATACCGTCAACCCAGGAACTCCACCTAAAACCGATAGCAAGTGATTTGGTCAGCAGTACCCTAGACGGTGATGATCAGGGCTTCAACTTCGACGG TGAAAGCACAATTGCAGAGCTTAAAgtggacgacgacgatgagctGCAGGAGACGTCTTATGGTAGCATCGAGTACTTGGAGGAAGAGGTGGGCAACATTGTTGAACATCTTCGCAAACCAGCGGATCACGATGATCATGTAATACCCACGATCACTATCATACCGGAAACTCCGGCTGCGAATAAGCCGTGGGATTTAAATCAAACGTTTTCACCGGTAAAATCGAACCCAAACACATCGACCACGTCCAGCGTGCCTGTCATTGACATCACATCCGATACGCCTCGCCCAGCGGTAGGTGCTGCAGCACCGCGAACACCCGAATCGAAATCGGCCACACGGCGCCAGAGTAGTGACAAATGTTCTCCCGATAAACCACCGGAAGTTATCGAGATCTTAGACAGCCCGGCAGTGGCAGCATTTTGCAAGCAGATCAACGACGTGATCGCCATGGAGGGTGGAACCGGTGGCAGCGCTTCCAGTACGCCCTTGCCAGTGAAACCGATACTGGCGGTTCAGGCTAGCAAGCCGCCATCGAACGATATCCCGTTCGAGGGTCGTAAACGGTCACTTTCGGCTAGCGCGGCCGACACGACCATGAAGCGGAATGTCACGTTCCACAGTCCCGCCAATTGTACCGTGTTTGTTGATACGATCGACGAACGCTTGATGCTAAAGGGtcttcaacagcagcaacagcaggagcaCGAATCGAAGGATGCTCACCTGCTCAGTACGGCGGAAAAAGTGCGCAAACCCCGGAAGCGCTCGCTATCCGAACATAAGCCAACCGAGGGCCACAAACCAAGCAAGATTAGCAAGATTCCAAACTTTAAGAACATACACGAGCAGCACTTCAAAAACATGGAATCTATTGCCGACTTCATGAAGCGCAAGgagaagcgagcgaaaaacatCCTTTCGTCGGCCAGCCCCGCGACGAAGATGCTCTCACGGGCCGTTACGGAACGAGCGGGAATGGCCACAG AAACATTGACGGAAAAGAAAGGGCCCGTCGGGGTGCCTACGAAACCATTCGTCTTTAAATTCGGTGGCGGTGCAGTTCCCGCACCGAAAACGGTCCTATTCTCCAAGAAAGCCTCGACGGCTAGCCACCCACAGGTGGTGAAGGATACCGACACAACCGGACGTTCCGGTGCGGCGACAGAGTCCGTGGCAGCTTCTAGTGTTgccaaaaaacccatcccaagcGATACCGAGCGGATGGCGTACCGGTTGAAGCAGTTCCAGGCTACGTACAAATCGAAACAGCAGGTCACGGCGAGTGACACCGACACTGTACCGGGTAATACCGTTGATACGGCAACAACTAAACCAACCGACGAACACCCGGTGCAGAAGCTGCGCGCGAAACAGCTAAAGATTATTAAGGGCGTTCGAACGAACCGGCGATTTGAGCTGCAAATGAAGCATCGGGATAATCTTCAGCATCAGTAG
- the LOC128723128 gene encoding transcriptional regulator ATRX-like: MNQEDDIPARVTRGALRRRSVDQEATPQNPAGASGTPKKSASTSKKSSALNAIQENGSRPATPVTGRASRLRTSESTDTPTSVSNKMLQNLKDAESGTGSGQRSRNVSLTEENVNKLNATFEGHSSSVTVRPRTPARLRASHETLTSANSPQTVQPAVRRSARRNSFTSDDGNSSVQSLPITTPKKHGLRTFKDDVIIEEDASDDRAESVASETSFGRKQRRQSATMGKPASPSPRSATASPLNLKNEATPPRNGSTTKQTPSSSLKTPKPSPRLKNVSFNENTKLDDNSSSFQKTPTAVGKKFVLVLEDLRNSELISVSPKVNVEIKLPLKVSPSIETNPNSRASEAQENIAIEQEEPDSIPPSPKQSTLGENTVNLDVSTKNGDKVEPAVSTSDVSGIETLESSVMDVSESMQTPDRSKSNGEKVSHQWGHTVRGSASKGIDEFSVRKQEEEEKLDKQKEQLSLLHSSTGSAGKKHVIVDTDEDIEEWHEAENDGVVPEEKTAANRNEFVDDEALEVDGYQSGDSLASDLREEMRENEIPDQGEDLGSMDSEDIDEEDEENENDSFIVSDDDDDDEEIDEDKLLEGTGDDLSMSDASPQKNKQKSKPRRRIKNNVDDSEDEQQNEQANISASLIKSSSMSSPKKTDRSLTDVTDTSLLAEKNSEHLPQNGAAASLPNDTVTPVKQNCALITPSSGKKPAQHVQVVQDPQSQETREHSATAISIDETLNSAAEIESSVFDNTTKQNDEVEVDGNMEKSNTEHVDVEHSDVNKSTTFEDNEKTVNVKQTDEESLSKSALVSRKSLPVGETNTKSITASRKSLPANVQVHFQEEVNEVEMGVVHEAENTQKEESIAADKAAGDQDDDDDVVEIISSESAPEKLVQPEQKTEEASKPERKPIASLISAQFYLGASKKHPTAASEVSAVATSTPKQKPSKSTKSPSNKESSLVRNPFALAASAKGKARLSMDLEVVQSPKNEKAHHSLPPKLIEESGPSGEAEISDGLNKTENLVSCNGVAVQQPDPEPMEVDEEDENEEEKAAADKGVNDEDGENIVCLDDGDEDDVNEEQKTVTKMPKPKAKALEDYDMASIMSRCNEFVRVDKERKKQHASILRKKKEDKKRQKELEGPSELEAADGDTTVKGSTDDDTNRNTTGNDSPGQGGDSLKKKKKRKPKVKNYLLEELADTKKERLEQALRHKLDIIERRKQRKKERQLEKQKQLDKENGHAVAASGIGAKLEKVQMKKKQQAAAAADAKVATETGELSSPNGVAVSPERKKRSVKQPRQRQVLSAFAVFQQLQNGTVSDATVQKAEKTVELSSPANKQDPIKKPQSGEKSETESEKKRTGLEDKENKSEPSQNVSVEKQAESKPNGQNQKQKAKKAADSNKPPAPPAVIGKALSADNETTASKKESGIDRSEAKVSELRVSSSIQQSTSDGVLEVVTKLSKKQKRKLAMISEPEQPIVVPDLKKNATETANGGKAHHASELQNSKAKKQKKNKAPVAVELPEKKMMHVVKDDELDSMSKKKKKAKRSTTSAVEEVSVKSGADRLAQIMSEIRTDKEKKKSKKLKTAGNKPAPGESEGPSELEAKAVPSFAGATNKRKRELFDNSATLESPRPAKHTKLRVLQRIESGGFLEETVTPDKVRMKRNFGFDERQATPAKQVGFKVSSILPSDEHAALRALAVTSSKKQLKDGRSKAKHTKVVSERNRGSLPQMVWTSSGVFMESAADNEDIRKTQHGPKSATNGGYVSLKGQPGDFRLKTSSAGVEKPHRIDPATTAHSVVNFKRQQIWEKTAHLREKKKAARM, encoded by the exons ATGAATCAGGAGGACGATATTCCGGCAAGAG TTACCCGTGGTGCTCTTCGTCGGCGTTCTGTTGACCAGGAAGCCACTCCACAGAATCCCGCCGGTGCGAGTGGAACCCCCAAGAAGTCAGCCAGCACCTCAAAAAAGAGTTCTGCATTGAACGCTATCCAGGAGAACGGAAGTCGACCGGCAACTCCTGTTACAGGACGCGCGTCGCGTTTACGTACGTCAGAGTCCACGGATACTCCAACGTCGGTGTCAAACAAAATGCTACAGAATCTTAAGGATGCGGAATCGGGGACCGGATCAGGGCAGCGTTCTCGGAACGTTTCACTCACggaagaaaatgtaaacaagCTGAATGCAACCTTCGAAGGCCACAGCTCAAGCGTTACGGTACGTCCGCGCACACCGGCACGGCTCCGAGCCTCGCATGAAACTTTGACTTCAGCTAATTCACCACAAACTGTACAACCGGCCGTACGTCGCTCGGCGCGTCGAAACAGTTTTACGTCGGATGATGGCAACAGTTCCGTTCAATCGCTTCCAATCACTACGCCGAAGAAGCACGGGCTACGTACATTCAAGGACGATGTGATCATAGAAGAGGACGCTAGCGACGATCGGGCTGAATCGGTTGCTTCGGAAACATCATTTGGTCGAAAGCAGCGACGCCAATCGGCAACGATGGGGAAGCCAGCGTCTCCAAGTCCCCGAAGTGCTACAGCGAGCCCTTTAAActtaaaaaatgaagcaacgcCACCGCGTAATGGTAGCACCACGAAACAAACTCCCTCTTCGTCTCTGAAGACGCCTAAACCATCACCGCGCTTAAAGAATGTTTCGTTCAATGAAAACACCAAGCTGGATGATAATTCAAGCTCGTTCCAAAAGACGCCTACAGCGGTGGGCAAGAAATTCGTCCTGGTACTAGAAGACTTGCGCAATTCGGAGCTGATTAGTGTGTCGCCCAAAGTAAACGTCGAAATCAAGCTGCCCTTGAAAGTAAGTCCCTCGATAGAGACTAACCCAAACTCTCGTGCAAGTGAAGCGCAGGAAAATATTGCCATTGAGCAGGAAGAACCGGATTCCATTCCTCCGTCCCCGAAGCAATCGACTCTCGGAGAGAACACAGTAAATTTGGATGTCAGTACCAAGAATGGCGATAAAGTTGAGCCTGCAGTCAGCACAAGCGATGTGAGCGGTATCGAAACGCTAGAGTCATCTGTGATGGACGTATCTGAAAGCATGCAAACACCAGACCGCTCCAAGTCGAACGGGGAGAAAGTTTCTCATCAATGGGGCCATACGGTTCGTGGTTCTGCCTCGAAAGGAATTGACGAGTTTAGCGTTCGAAagcaggaagaggaagaaaagctCGATAAGCAGAAAGAGCAGTTGTCACTATTGCATTCATCGACAGGGTCAGCGGGAAAAAAGCATGTTATTGTCGACACGGATGAAGATATCGAAGAGTGGCATGAAGCGGAAAATGACGGTGTTGTGCCCGAGGAGAAGACAGCAGCCAACAGGAACGAGTTTGTTGACGATGAAGCCCTGGAAGTGGATGGGTATCAGTCAGGAGATTCGTTAGCTAGTGACTTGCGGGAAGAGATGAGAGAGAACGAGATTCCAGATCAGGGAGAGGACCTCGGTAGCATGGATTCTGAAGACATTgacgaagaggacgaagaaaatgagAACGATTCGTTTATAGTgtcggatgatgatgatgatgatgaggagaTAGATGAGGATAAACTGCTCGAAGGTACCGGCGATGATCTATCAATGAGTGATGCAAGTCCGCAAAAGAACAAGCAAAAATCGAAGCCTCGTCGTCGAATCAAAAACAACGTAGACGATAGTGAGGACGAGCAACAAAATGAACAAGCTAATATCTCAGCTTCACTTATCAAATCTTCATCGATGTCGTCTCCTAAGAAAACTGATCGCTCGCTAACTGATGTAACAGACACTTCTTTACTCGCGGAAAAGAATTCCGAACATTTGCCACAAAATGGTGCCGCTGCATCCTTGCCTAATGACACCGTGACACCGGTAAAGCAGAACTGTGCATTAATAACGCCCAGCAGTGGTAAGAAACCAGCGCAGCACGTTCAGGTTGTTCAGGATCCTCAATCTCAAGAAACTCGGGAACACAGCGCAACAGCGATTTCGATCGATGAAACGCTGAATTCTGCTGCTGAAATCGAATCGTCGGTATTTGATAACACTACTAAGCAAAATGATGAGGTAGAAGTGGATGGTAATATGGAAAAAAGTAACACGGAACACGTGGATGTTGAACACAGCGATGTGAATAAATCCACTACATTTGAGGATAATGAGAAGACAGTCAATGTAAAGCAGACTGACGAAGAATCTTTATCAAAATCGGCACTCGTGTCACGTAAAAGTCTGCCTGTCggtgaaacaaacacaaagaGCATCACTGCTTCGCGGAAAAGCCTCCCTGCCAACGTCCAGGTGCATTTCCAAGAGGAAGTTAACGAAGTAGAAATGGGTGTGGTACATGAAGCAGAAAACACTCAAAAAGAGGAATCTATTGCTGCCGACAAAGCTGCGGGCGACcaggatgatgacgacgacgtggTGGAAATCATCTCATCTGAATCTGCCCCAGAAAAGCTCGTCCAACCGGAACAGAAAACGGAGGAGGCATCCAAACCAGAACGAAAGCCTATCGCGTCTCTCATTTCGGCGCAGTTCTATCTAGGCGCATCGAAAAAGCATCCTACAGCTGCTAGTGAAGTATCGGCGGTCGCAACTTCCAcgccgaaacaaaaaccatcgaaATCGACTAAATCACCGTCGAATAAAGAGTCGTCGCTAGTTCGAAATCCTTTTGCTCTCGCCGCATCCGCAAAGGGAAAGGCTCGTTTGTCGATGGATCTGGAGGTTGTACAATCGCCAAAGAACGAAAAGGCTCACCATTCCTTGCCGCCAAAATTGATCGAAGAGAGTGGACCATCGGGTGAAGCTGAGATAAGTGATGGGTTGAACAAGACAGAAAATCTAGTCTCCTGCAACGGTGTGGCTGTACAGCAACCCGATCCCGAACCGATGGAGGTGGATGAGGAGGATGAGAATGAGGAAGAGAAGGCAGCGGCGGATAAGGGCGTTAATGACGAGGATGGCGAAAATATCGTTTGTTTAGACGATGGCGATGAGGACGACGTaaatgaagagcaaaaaacggTCACAAAAATGCCGAAACCGAAAGCCAAAGCGTTGGAAGATTACGATATGGCTAGCATCATGTCTCGCTGCAACGAGTTCGTTCGGGTCGACAAGGAGCGCAAAAAGCAACACGCGTCCATCTTGCGCAAGAAGAAG GAAGACAAAAAGCGTCAAAAAGAGCTAGAAGGGCCGTCCGAATTAGAAGCTGCCGATGGAGATACTACTGTGAAGGGTTCCACCGATGATGACACTAACCGGAACACTACCGGGAACGATTCGCCCGGTCAGGGTGGTGATTcattgaagaagaagaaaaagagaaagccaAAGGTCAAGAATTATCTGCTGGAGGAGCTAGCCGACACGAAGAAGGAACGGCTAGAGCAGGCATTGCGGCATAAGCTGGACATAATCGAGCGCCGGAAGCAACGCAAGAAAGAGCGCCAGCTTGAGAAGCAGAAGCAACTGGATAAGGAAAATGGGCACGCTGTGGCTGCGTCGGGCATTGGCGCGAAGCTTGAGAAAGTGCagatgaaaaagaagcagcaagcagctgctgctgctgacgccAAAGTGGCCACTGAAACAGGGGAGCTTTCGTCACCGAACGGGGTTGCAGTGTCACCGGAGAGAAAGAAGAGGAGCGTTAAGCAACCACGCCAGCGTCAGGTCCTCTCGGCATTCGCCGTATTTCAGCAGCTACAGAATGGTACTGTGTCGGATGCTACTGTGCAGAAGGCAGAGAAAACGGTGGAACTTTCTTCCCCGGCGAACAAGCAAGACCCGATAAAGAAACCTCAAAGCGGTGAAAAATCGGAGACTGAATCGGAAAAGAAACGTACCGGTTTAGAGGATAAAGAAAACAAGTCGGAACCTAGCCAGAATGTTTCCGTCGAAAAACAAGCTGAGAGCAAACCAAATGGCCAAAACCAGAAGCagaaggcaaagaaagcaGCTGATTCAAACAAACCTCCAGCACCTCCAGCTGTGATTGGGAAAGCTTTGAGTGCCGATAATGAAACCACGGCAAGCAAGAAGGAAAGCGGCATCGATCGGTCTGAAGCCAAGGTATCCGAGTTGCGTGTTTCATCGTCAATCCAGCAGTCCACTAGCGATGGTGTGCTGGAGGTGGTGACAAAATTGTCCAAAAAGCAGAAGCGCAAACTAGCGATGATCTCGGAACCCGAACAACCGATTGTGGTTCCCGATTTGAAAAAGAACGCCACTGAAACCGCCAACGGTGGCAAAGCTCATCACGCCAGTGAGCTGCAAAATTCGAAGGCtaaaaaacagaagaagaacaagGCGCCGGTAGCGGTGGAATTgccggaaaaaaagatgatgcATGTTGTGAAGGACGATGAGCTGGATTCCAtgtcgaaaaagaaaaagaaagccaagCGCAGCACCACTTCGGCGGTAGAAGAAGTTTCCGTCAAATCAGGCGCGGACCGGCTGGCTCAAATCATGAGCGAAATTCGCAccgacaaagaaaaaaagaagtccAAAAAGCTCAAGACCGCTGGCAACAAGCCGGCACCAGGGGAGAGCGAAGGACCCTCCGAGCTAGAGGCCAAAGCTGTGCCATCGTTTGCCGGTGCCACGAACAAGCGCAAGCGTGAATTGTTCGACAATAGTGCGACCCTGGAGTCGCCAAGGCCCGCGAAGCACACGAAACTGCGAGTTCTGCAGCGTATCGAGAGCGGTGGCTTCCTCGAGGAAACGGTCACACCTGACAAGGTACGAATGAAGCGCAACTTTGGCTTCGACGAACGACAGGCAACTCCGGCGAAGCAGGTCGGGTTTAAGGTGTCCTCGATACTGCCATCAGACGAGCATGCGGCACTTCGAGCGCTGGCGGTCACTTCGTCGAAGAAACAACTCAAGGATGGTCgctcgaaagcgaaacacacgAAAGTCGTATCCGAACGGAACCGGGGTAGCCTGCCGCAAATGGTGTGGACCAGTTCGGGTGTTTTCATGGAGTCTGCCGCCGACAACGAGGACATCCGTAAAACACAGCACGGACCGAAAAGTGCCACCAACGGTGGGTACGTTTCGCTCAAAGGGCAACCAGGAGACTTCCGGTTGAAGACATCGTCGGCAGGCGTGGAGAAACCGCACCGTATCGATCCGGCCACGACGGCACATTCGGTGGTGAATTTTAAACGGCAGCAAATTTGGGAGAAAACGGCTCATCTgcgcgaaaagaagaaagccGCTCGTATGTAG